The following DNA comes from Deltaproteobacteria bacterium.
GTAATGAAGGCATCATGTTTTTCAGCGGTTAAACCCGTCATCGGTTGAAACCAGTGACAAAAGTGAGTAACCCCTTTGGCAACAGCCCATTCTTTAACCGCAGAAGCAATGGATTCGGCTGTTTCTTTAGGAAGTTTTTTTCCATGCTCAAGGGTTTTAAGTAAGTTCTGATAGGCATCTTTAGGGAGTTTTTCACGCATTTGCGCTAATCCAAAGGTCATCGAACCAAAAAACTCAGAAACGGGACTAGTGGAAGAAATGGGTCGTTCAACATTGATTCTAGGAAAGTTGAGGGCTGAAATCAAAGCTTGTGAACGTGGACTGGCGTTGGTTGAATTAACCGAAGACATGAATACTCCTTTTGTGTTCTGTAAGAACAAAAAATCTCTTACAAAGGTTTAAGTTATGAACCCTAAGAATCAATCAGACAAGACCTGACTCATTAGGATCTTCGTCCAGGATAACTCAAAATGATCAGATTTTTCAAGTTATTTCTAGACAGGCTCTAAGGGTTTAACCGAAATGGTAATTTCGAAGGTCATGAAAACTAAATCTGGAGATTTTTCGCTGTAGGCTTTGCCTTTGAAGCTTCGATGCCGTCTTTTATGTGTTAATTCGCATTCAGTTAAGAGGTCTAAAATGTCTTTGACATCCTCAAACTCAAAAATAACGTGATCCTCGGCTCTTTTGATAAATTCAGCTTTAAAATCCTTAAAGATAAAGTTAAATTTTCTCTTGTTAATAAAAAGTTCATTTAACAAAGGTAAAGCCACAGAAAGTTCTGCCCCCATACACAGAGCACCGAAGTACATACTGCGGTAATGGTTTTTACTCATCCATTGAAGGGGGAGTTTAACCTTTGCTGTAGGGGATAGGCTCAGCACTTTTGGACAGCAAAAAAACAATAATGGAATTCTAAAAAAGCTAGTAGCTTGAATATAAAAGTTTAATTTAAAAAGATTCAACTTTAATTGTTGAATCTTTAATTTAAAAAAACTAGGAGACATGTTCCTCTTCGCGGTACTTTTCTCCGCGCGGTGGTTTGCCAGTAGTTTGCTCATGAACAACCGTTTCTCTGACAACAACCACCTTTATTTGGCCTGGATAATTACATTCAGCTTCAATACGGTTGGCTATTTTTTGACTCATTGATAGAGCCTCATGGTCATTCACTTTTTTGTTATTTACATAGACTCGACATTCTCTGCCGCCGTTAAGAACAAAGCAATCGGTAACACCTTCAAAGCTATTGGCGATATCTTGAAGTTCAGAGATTTTTTGGGCGTAGGACTCAAGCGTTGATCGGCGAGCGCCTGGCCTGGCACCACTGATGGCGTCAGCAGCGATAACTAAGAAGGCATGAATAGAACTTGGTTGTTCATCATAGTGATGGGCTTTGACATTATGAACGATTTCCGCAGATTCACCTCTTTGGGAAATAAAATGAGCACCAATGACAGCGTGACCACCATCAAGAGCGTGATCCATAGATTTTCCAATATCATGAAGCATGCCACTACGACGTCCTGCTTTGATTTCGACATTGAGCTCGCTCGATAATAACCCACAGAGCCAGCCGACTTCCGCACAGTGAAAAAATTGGTTTTGGGTAAAAGAGTATCGAAAGCGAAGGCTTCCCATCATTTGTTTGATTTCGGGATGAACATTTTCTAGGCGTAACTCTTTCACGATAGCTTCGCCATCTTGCTTGATTTGTTTGAATAGGTCTCTTTTCTGGATCTCAACTGTTTTTTTAATATACTCTTCTGAATAAGGTTTTCTTTCCTTAACGAGTCTTTCCAATACCCTTCGAGTTAACTCTCTTCTCACAGGGTCAAAGCCAGCGATTCCAACAAGCTCATTGTTATCTTCGATAATCACGTCGCATCCACATAGGTCTTGAATGAGCTTTACGAAAGCCCCCTTGGGATCAGCTAAAAAATTCCTTGACTGGGGGTCTGGGAAATAGACAGGGGCTAGGCCCCTCTCAGGGCAATAACTTCGAGCAAAACGGTCCAAAGCAGTGTCTAAGATTTTTTTAGCAATTTCTTCCTGTTTTTCTTTGATATCATTTTCAAAAATTTCTTGCTCTTTAGTTATCTGTCGAGAAATTTCCAGCACAAAGTCTTCTTTAATTCGATTTTTAACCTCATCGATAGTTGAATTTGTTTTGAGCGTTAAACTTTCAATAAAAAGTTTCTTTTCTTTATTAAGAAGAAATTTTTTATCTTGAACAATCATATTGGCTTTTTTATTTTCAATTTCTTTGTTTCTTAGGAGTTGATGTTTAGATTCATTTTCAGATTTTTTTTGATTCCACTTAACTTCGAAAGCCTCTTTTTTTTCTTCCAACTTTTCTTCTAAATCACTCAGTTTATTTTCTAGTTTCAAAAGTTCAGGCTCGGCTTTGGTCCACATCTCCATCTCGATTTCATTTGCCTTTTCAGTTTGGTCAATGAGTTTAAGCTCAAGGGCTTCTTTAATTTCATCAATGATTTCGTCAGCCTCTGCTTTTGCATTTTTAATCATCGATTTAATCCAGTAACGATAAGCGATCCATCCAACAACAGAACCAATTACAAGACCTAAAAAAAGAAAAATTATTACTTCAATCATTGGATCATTGTAGTTCCAAGCCAAACAAAAAGTCCATTTTAATATCGGGCCTGAAAGATAATATGTTTGTTTAAATTCAAAATATCGTTTAGAGTTCAAGTAGTTATAGACTACATTGTGTTTTTTTTGACGCAGGATAAGTCATGGAGGTCAGGTTGACGTCTGAAGAATCAGTCGGAATATCTCAAGAAGATAAAAAGATATTAGCCAGGGAGGTCCTATTTAAAACTTTTATCATTAGTGGTCCTGGTGGACAAAATCTCCATAAAAGTTCAACTGGAGCTGAGATGACTTGGGATTTAGAAGGTTCTTTTATTTCAGAAGCTTTAAGAAAAAAGATTTTAGAAGGTATAGACAGAAATCAGTTGTCTTTAAAATTTCAGTTTAAGTCTCAAGGGAGCCGGTCCTTAGGTCAGAATAAAAAAGATGCCTTTTCAAAGTTCATGAATTTTCTGGAAAAAATTATATTTGTTCCCAAAAAGAGACGGCTCACTAAACCAACCTATTCATCAAAAATCAAAAAAATTGAAGGCAAAAAAAAGAGGGGTGAAGTTAAAAAAAATCGTCGAAAAATTAACTTTGAATGAAGTTAAATTAGTCATATTTCGAAACATTCATAAAGTGTTCATTGGTGTAAAAAAAAATTAAATAGTTTTTGTTGAGTTAATAGTTTAGCTTTAATTTAGGGAATGAAATTAGCTAAGGAACGAAACAGCTAATGAATGAAAGCGTAAAATTGTAATTTTATAGATGGGTTGTTGTTTTAATGGGAAAATTAATGAGGTTTTTACTAAAGGGTTTGAAGTATATTTCGTTTTTAGCAGTCTTGTTTATCATTTTAGTCAGTTATGTGGTTTACTTTCCCTACATACACAAAAAAACTATTTTTGGATCAGTCAAAGGGGTTAAGCAAATTTTTGAAACCTCTTCTATTGTTTCAATGGGAAATTCAGATCCTTCAACGAAACTCACTTCATTTGCCGTTGCGGTACAAGATAAAAGCAGTTTAGAAATTTTCACTGGTTCTACAGAAGATAGACAATGGGGCGTTGTAAAAGAAGGGCAATGCGTGGAGGCCTACTATTATCCTTACCCTCCATGGAATTTACAAAAAGCAGGCACCTATTACAATGTGAGACTAAAAAGACTCTTTGAAAATTGTGAGCAAATGGATATGGCAAAATAAATTTTATAATTAAGGCAACAAAGGCGAAAAATGTTTAATAAAGTGTTTATTGATATTGATAAAGAGCTTTACCATGATATTTCTAGTTCTACGCTTACCCCTGAAGAAATTAAAGCTACGTATAAAAACCTTGTAGACTTTCAACCTTTTTTTGATTTGAATCAGTTTCTACGAAAAAATAGCACGGTCCCAGACTGGGTTATTTCTCTCTCAATTCAAAGTACAGATAGGATATATGTTTTCACCTATTTCTGTAAGCAAGCACCTACTTTTATGCTGAACGAAGTTTTTAATGTCATCACTCAAAGCTCAATTCAACACCAGGGGAATAAGCATCTTATGAACCAGATACTTAACCAGAATGGCTTTAAAAATTTTGAACAAATTGTAAAAGATGTTTTCTTGCAAGAAATGCAAAATCAACTGACGGAAGATAGGATATCTGACCCAAGTGATCTGTACAAAGATTACATGTTTTTATTTCAAAAAACCTTGAATTATGTAAGAAAAATTCAAAACTCTTATTCCGGTGATCACTTAGAATTTAAAGATCTTTATTATGACATTCAAAATGTAGAAAAATCATTAGCTGATTTAAATTCTGATTTTTTGACCTTGTATTTTCTCAAAATGAAAGAACAGGGCTTGCAAGCTCAATCAGAATGGCGAGAAGGTTTAAAGTCGTTCATGCCTTTTTTTGAAAAGAAGGTTAATTATCATCTAGAATTACTATCAAGTTATTTTGATAATTATTGCAATAAAAATTTGGCCCAGGATCAAAATCCTTCTCTGAAGTTACAGGATGATTTTCAGATTGTACTCGTTTATGTTGAAAATTTAAAAGATTGTTTTAAGGGAATAGTCTCGTAAACGCGACTTTGGCTCAAACAGGCACTTGGAAAGATTTTCAAGGTTTTTCTAATATTATTTTATATTTTTTATGATTTCTGCTAACAGTTGAATATGATTTAGGGGATGAGTCCCCACTCGCTCGATCATCAATTTTTTGGGTGCTTCCAGTTTAGGAACGGATTCGAAGGTGATAAGCCGATCAAGGGTGTTGGCGCTAGAGACAATAATGGATAGGGGATCCAATTGTTTTTCCTTTAATTTATTGGGGAAACCACTTCCATCAATATGTTCTTCGTGCTCATTGATAATCGTTGTCACCAATTGATCAAAATGGTTTTTGTCCTTGACTCGCTCTGCCCCTTTTTTGGGGTGCTGTTTGTAGATAGCTAATTCCTCTGGAGTCAAGAGGTTGAGTGGTTGGGCGACATTAATATTCGATTCGTGATGTCCAATATCATGTAAAAGTCCACCCAACGTAAGAAGTTGGGTTTTTTGTGGATCTGTGATCTTTAATTTTTGCGCCAAAGAAATAGCATAAGTGGCGACAGCGACTCCGTGATGAGCCAGGTTTTTATCACTGTTTTCTATATTTAAAACAGCGTTTGCCGCTGCTGAATTTTTCATCATAAATTCTACGTATTTTCCAGCAGCATCTTTAGTTTCAAAATAAGCTTCTTTGTTTTCTGGTCGCTCAAAGACTTCTTCGACATTGGATTGCTGTTGTCCCTGAATGATTTCAGCACGGGTGCTGATATCTTTTTTTGAGTTGGAATCATAGGCAGACTCGATATTTGTTTTTAAATATTCACGGTAATTGGATTCATCTTCACTAAGAATAAACATTTTTTTTAATTTTTTATCTTTTAGCCGTTTAAGTCGCTGCCCCTCAAAACTATCTCCTCGACGAAGATAGAGAACAAACTTGTCGTTAATTTTCACATAAGCATCGAAGCTTATTTTCTGATCTCCTCTGAGGGTACCGACTCTAATTGAAACATGGTTCATAGTTATAAATCCCTTACAATATCCTTGTTCAAGGATATGAATATGTTAGAATCATTTTATGACATTAGATATTGAAATCTTAAATGATTTTATTTCAGAATCCAAATCTTTAATTGAAATCAGTCTAGAAACATTGTCCGAAATTGAAGAGGATCCAAGCCTTCGAAAGAAACTGGCTGAGTATGGAAATAGTATTGATAGAATCATGGGTGGAGCCAAAAATTTAGCCCTCATGGCAGATGGAAATCATCCATTGAATTTTGTCGCCGACTATGCCGCCTTATGCAAAGCCGTAGGGTATAAGGCATCCCAGCTAGACAATAACCCTCAATTTTATTTTGTTTGTGTTGCTTTATTATTAGATGCAACCGAAACAATGTTAGAAATGCTGAATCATTTGCATGATGAAACTCATTCCTTTAAAAACTATATTTCAGAGACGTTTTTAGAAAGGTTGAAATGGGTGTCTGAACAGTTTGGTAAGGAATATCGGGAGACCGTTGGTGATAAAGGCTTGGCACAGAATGAAATTGATGACCTGTTAAAAAAACTTGGACTTGGAGTCTAGTGGAAAAAGATCTGACTCCCTTTTTGAAAGGGGGAGAGTCCTACAACTTGGCCAATGAAATAATTCAAACTTTGATCCTACGGGGATATAAATCGTATTTTGCTGGCGGTTGTGTTCGGGATGCTATTATTGGAAAAAGTTACCATGACTTAGACATCGTGACCGAAGCCCTTCCTGAGCAGATTGAAAAATTATTTTTTGGAAGAACCATTCCCGTAGGAAAAAAGTTTGGGATTATCATTGTTCATCAAAAGGG
Coding sequences within:
- a CDS encoding DUF3552 domain-containing protein; amino-acid sequence: MIEVIIFLFLGLVIGSVVGWIAYRYWIKSMIKNAKAEADEIIDEIKEALELKLIDQTEKANEIEMEMWTKAEPELLKLENKLSDLEEKLEEKKEAFEVKWNQKKSENESKHQLLRNKEIENKKANMIVQDKKFLLNKEKKLFIESLTLKTNSTIDEVKNRIKEDFVLEISRQITKEQEIFENDIKEKQEEIAKKILDTALDRFARSYCPERGLAPVYFPDPQSRNFLADPKGAFVKLIQDLCGCDVIIEDNNELVGIAGFDPVRRELTRRVLERLVKERKPYSEEYIKKTVEIQKRDLFKQIKQDGEAIVKELRLENVHPEIKQMMGSLRFRYSFTQNQFFHCAEVGWLCGLLSSELNVEIKAGRRSGMLHDIGKSMDHALDGGHAVIGAHFISQRGESAEIVHNVKAHHYDEQPSSIHAFLVIAADAISGARPGARRSTLESYAQKISELQDIANSFEGVTDCFVLNGGRECRVYVNNKKVNDHEALSMSQKIANRIEAECNYPGQIKVVVVRETVVHEQTTGKPPRGEKYREEEHVS
- a CDS encoding HD domain-containing protein — encoded protein: MNHVSIRVGTLRGDQKISFDAYVKINDKFVLYLRRGDSFEGQRLKRLKDKKLKKMFILSEDESNYREYLKTNIESAYDSNSKKDISTRAEIIQGQQQSNVEEVFERPENKEAYFETKDAAGKYVEFMMKNSAAANAVLNIENSDKNLAHHGVAVATYAISLAQKLKITDPQKTQLLTLGGLLHDIGHHESNINVAQPLNLLTPEELAIYKQHPKKGAERVKDKNHFDQLVTTIINEHEEHIDGSGFPNKLKEKQLDPLSIIVSSANTLDRLITFESVPKLEAPKKLMIERVGTHPLNHIQLLAEIIKNIK